The DNA sequence TTTTGAGCGAGTACAGACTCTGCTACAGGACTACAAACACCACAGCAAATTTACAAACACTTTCCAAGCTTTTAAGGTACTGAGAAACTATGGATTCAAAGAATACTATAGGGGCTTAGTACCAATTTTGTTCCGAAATGGACCCAGTAATGTTCTCTTCTTTGGTCTACGAGGACCTATCAAACAGTGTCTTCCTGAAGCCAAAACACATAGTGCTGATTTAGTCAATGATTTTATCTGCGGAGGGCTGTTGGGCTCCATGTTAAGCTTCTTTTTTTACCCAGTAAATGTGGTGAAGGCTCGCATGCAGTCCCAGATTGGTGGAGACTTTCAGTCTTTTGGGAGAGTGTTTATGATTATCTGGATAGAACGCGATAAAAAACTGACACATCTTTTTAGAGGTGCTCATCTCAACTACCATCGCTCCATTCTTTCTTGGGGCATCATCAATGCAATGTATGAGCTCCTGTTAAAGTTGTTATGAAAGAGGTTGAGATTATGCTGATAATTCACTGGGTACAAGGACTAGAGAATATCACTT is a window from the Geotrypetes seraphini chromosome 1, aGeoSer1.1, whole genome shotgun sequence genome containing:
- the SLC25A51 gene encoding solute carrier family 25 member 51 encodes the protein MMDTEALLLQNSEQDIKEQIVNVSSGKYYVCGYCAAFTNIVITFPVQKALFRQQLYGVRTRDAIHQLQRDGIRNLYRGILPPLMQKTTTLALMFGLYEDFSSLLLRHTSAPELMTRSVAAVLAGTTEALLTPFERVQTLLQDYKHHSKFTNTFQAFKVLRNYGFKEYYRGLVPILFRNGPSNVLFFGLRGPIKQCLPEAKTHSADLVNDFICGGLLGSMLSFFFYPVNVVKARMQSQIGGDFQSFGRVFMIIWIERDKKLTHLFRGAHLNYHRSILSWGIINAMYELLLKLL